The sequence TTGATCGAGACCATGGGTCTAGTCTAGCAAGCGTGGATCCTCATAGACTCTTCAAGCTTGCGGGTCATCTATGATACTGCGTCTGGCAGGTATCACCGCACCTCGTCTGCGATCTGGCGTCTACTAGAGTCGAAGCAGAGGGTACATATTGTGGTATTACCTGTAGGTACACCAAGAGCTTGACATCTTTTGAAACAGTTGAACGCGAAAATCGCAATTGTGTCGTGTGTCCAACGGGTTCAATGTCCCGCCCTGGCTTATGCCTGTTGGCTGTAGAACGGGGAGTAAGGAGCTGTGAGAGAAGAAGAACGCGAAGCCGAGAGCGAGATCTCTAAACGAGTCGTTGCGTCGTTATCGCCTACCAATTAACATGCCATAGAGTTAGTGCGACTGAGCGAAACATAATACATCAAGGGGTTCCGGGGCTTGCAATGCAGGCTCCGGTCTTGGCACGGGGAGCTTGACTCCAGCGGCGGAGCAGACCGCATACGGCAGCGTAGTGCTTGGCGCAACGTGTCTGGGAGGTCCTGGGTTCGGGAAGGGTGTAGAGGCGGCAAGGCCCATTCGTCAACGGTATCGCTAAGCTCAGGGGGATAGTGAGAGGCTGCATCCGTTGCCCAGCCTGCTAACGGTCTCGAGATGGGTCAAACACGGATGGTTGAAGTCGAATAAGCTCATTGAGCTGTAGCCAAGCTTGTCTGTGAGGTGCTGGGACTTCGGAGTATTGGACAGCGGGATCGCAGGGTTGACAGAAGTCTCCGTAGGATGGCACGTGCACGCTAGCTTCATCCTCTCTAGCATCGTTCCAAACACTTCTTTCCACGCTATTTCTTCAACAAGCACGGAGGCGGGATGCTCTGACAAACACAGTGTATACATCAGCGATCAGAATCTTGCATCATTCACTCTGTACGCGCTCTCACACTCCGCAACAATTTATTCTCTGCGCTAGCAGGATCTTCCCATTGGTGGGacttctccttctccatcGCCAAGCTTCGTTTACTTCGTTCCTAAACAGTGGCGCCGAAACATAGATTGCTATTGCCTTTTTACACACATGGGAAACAAGCTAGCTGCATATGCATCTAGTGTATCTGGGGTACAGCTGTCATGATTCACTTGCATTTGGTCATGTGTACCGTAGTACACCATACGTAGGTGTGCTTGATGATTGTATTAATTCCGCTACAGAAGTGCTCTCCCTCCTTGCGAATGGTGGATGATATTGCATGCTCAAGACATTCAGGAAGGGGTACAGTATACACGGAGGAATTGTACGATCAGATCGCCAAGATGTTGTTTCTGTCTTGCGATATTTAAGGGGTCTTCCCATGGAGATCATGGCAGGACAATAACTCTTGGTACTCTCTTGGTATTCCATCCTATCCGCTATATAAGAACTTCCTACGACATCATCCACAACCCATCCAGCAAGTACCAAGAGTTGATCTCTATCCATTCTTTCCATCTTATTTGAGACTTCCATTCGTTCATCAACCTCATTCTTCACCAATCATCAACATGCGTTTTTTCGAGATTGCTACTGTCCTTGCGGCCGCTGGTGCCGTCCAGGCTGCTCCCATGGAGAAGAGGGCTGCCGCCGTCGATGAACTTGTCGGTTTTGCCGCCGGCACAACCGGTGGTGGAAGCGGAGCTGGCACGACTGTCAGCGACTGCGCCGGTCTGACTGCTGCCGCGAAGAAGGGCGGTGTCATCAAGGTCAAGGGTACCCTCACTGGATGCGGCATCGTCAAGATCGTCAGCAACACCAGTGTCCTTGGAGTTGGCGCCAACGCAGGTCTTACCGATGGTGGCTTCCAGGTCAGGAAGGCGGATAACGTTATCATCCGTAACCTGAAGTTCTACCGCGCACCCAAGGGAAAGGACCTTGTCGATATTGACGCTTCTACTCGTGTCTGGGTTGACCACAACGACTTCTCCTCCGTTGGCATCACTGGTGACAAGGACACCTACGATGGTCTCCTCGATGCTAAGCACGGCGCCGATTCGCTGACCTTCTCCTGGAACAAGTTCCACGACCACGTAAGTAAACAATCATTCTTGTCCAGTCAACCTATCTAACATCGCCCAGTGGAAGGGCTCCCTCGTCGGCCACTCCGACAACAACGCCGGCGAAGACAGCGGCAAGCTGCGCGTCACCTACCACCACAACGACTTCCAGAAGGTCAACTCCCGCCTCCCCTCGGTCCGTTTCGGAACCGCCCACGTCTACAGCTCGTGCTACAACGGCGGTATCTCCGGCGTCAACAGCCGCATGGGAGCTCAGGTCCTCGTTGAGAACACCTCCTTCACCGGTGTCGAGCGGGCTATTGTCACCAACCTCGACTCGGACGAGGAGGGCTCCGCCAACGAGCGCAACAACCTCTTCACCTCCTCGACTACCGAGATCACCAAGAAGGTAAGCTTCTGACTACTCTCCTCATGCGAACACAGTCTAACACAGAGACAGAACACCTGGACTCCTAGCTACAAGTACACCGCCGACGCCGCTGCCTCTGCTTGCAGCATCGTTGCCAAGTCTGCTGGTGTTGGTGTCGTCACCTTCTAAGCAAATCCCCCGAGAAGAAACACTCGAACGCAATGGCTGTCAGCCTGAGGGGACGCCCGAGGGCTGGGTGTCAGCGCATTGATTGAAACGGGATGGAATCTCGCTCTTTGTACATACAATCCTTCTTGAATATAATTCAGTTTTGCCATCTCAACCAAGCCCGAATGATATGCCGGGAAATCCACAACTGCCTTGCAGTGCAGGCTGTCTCGTTTGCAGCGAGGCGACTCCAAGGCTGCGCGCCGCGCAAGCCGCGCAAGCCGCGCAGCCTCGTTTTCATCGCCGTGGACTTCGTTCGCGCCTCCAACCCCTGCCTAGCTCACCCGCGTGCTGAACATCACTTAGCTCCAGCACTGCGCCTAGCCTTTCAACACACTGCCCCGCCTGCGCTCACGTACCGCCTCAGTGTGCAGAAGTGCAAGCTTGTCTGTCCGAACAGTCATCTCTTCCCGTGCGCTGGTGTTCTCGGCTTCGAGGACCACCCGGTCGTTCTCCTTACGGGATAAGTTAAGAGAACGGTAAGAGAATGAAGAACGAAGAATCGCGAACGTAGTATTGAGTCGTACGTGGCCTATTGACTGCCTTTCATTTGGTCAATTCACCTCACTAACACGCGATAATGGTGAGGACTCATGCGGTGTCCCAATGAGCCCTAACCAGGTCCTCAGCTCATCCATAATTGTAAGTCCAGGTGGTGTGTCGAGCACTCATCGGTCTTGTCCTGATCTACGACACCTGCTGCAGCCAGCTAAAAGTCATCAAAGCACAGTGCTGATCAAATTAGAAGCGTTGACCGAGTACACGTTCCAATGTCCCTTTGAGACCCTCATATCGCGTCTTCCAACTAGCAGTCTGTTCTGCGGCTGTTTTCGCCTTTTCCTTCTCATCCTCCAGCTCTTTCCCCATCTTCGCTCGACCTTCTTCCAAGACCGTGAGCCTGCATTGGAGCTCCTGAACCTGAGCCTTCAGATAATCTGTTTGGTTCCTTTCGGTTTTCTGTATTGCGCCGAGTTGCGACAGCATTCTAGTCTTGAAGTCGTAGTAGCTCTCGTCCATGGCGTTTACGTGCTGGTTGAAAACGGAGGTTGCGGCTGGGTTGTCGCGAAGCCCGGCGGTGTCGGTATCCGCGATGAGCTCGGGAGGTGAGGTGTCTATGGAACAGTGATTAGATACATCTCATGATGCAAGTCATCAAAAGCAGATGCTTACCTGAAAGCGTATCGCTTTCATCTGTATCATCGCCATCCACTAGGACGCCACGACCCCGTGCAACATCGCGGCAAGCAGCTCGAAAGTGTGATTTGAAAAAACCAAGCTTTGGCTGCACGGCTGTGGACTCACCGTTACTGAGAAATATGAACCTAATAAGAGTCTCGAGTCGATCCACACCAGCTGGGTGACCAGTCTCAATGGAATGGTTGTAAGGTGTTCTCAGGTACATATCTACTAGATCGACGGCTGGTTTCATGTAGGAAAGACCCTTTTTGGAGCCTGTCGGATCCGCAATCATGTGATCGCTGAAGAGCTCGACGTCGTTGCTGCCTGAGATGCGCGCGTATACCTTGTTACCGGTGTCTGTGGAGCCGACTTCGAGGGCGACAAGCAGCATGGATTTGAGGATAATCTTGCCGTCCATGTATTCTCCATCGAAGGGGAGCGTCTTGGTATGTAGACGTTCCGTATCGACAAAGGCTCTGAAGTAATCTGGGAATTCCTGACTCGCCCACGCTTCGACGTCTTCGAGCGAGCCAGGTGTGAGCGTCGCGACCATGTTCGACGCTACAGCTTCGAGAGGAATGAGGAAGTGGTTGATGAATTCTCAGTGTGCTTAATGAGTGAATAATTCAAAGTGCAGTGCAGGAAGGCAGAAGGCAGGTCGCAGACGCGTTAGTAAACAAACCAGAAACGCCTTCACCTCATCTCACCGCAACCCACGCCAGATACCCAGGGCATGACGACATCAATCAACTCTGCACAGTTTCGGCATCAAAACCATTTACCAGTGCTGTCAAGACTAGCATGAGTTGACCGGAGGGCAGCAGTGCTGCTGGGGAAATTGAGCTCATGTCAGTAACGCAGAAAGCAAACCGTAGGAAGGCGCGGTGGATCGAGACGTCGAAAGAGGTTGACGAAAGATTTTTTTTTAAAGCAACGAATTGATAGATTTCGCTCCACACACGCCTCAATGAGCGCAATACACGGCACCACTCACTCCCTTTCGGCCTCTCCAGCACACCACCCATCCACCACCCTCCAAATCCCCAACCCACTCCTTCAAAATTCTCGCTCCACAGTATCCCACAGAACCTTCTTAAGCCCCTCATACTGCGCCTTCCACTTCTCTGCCTCTTCCTTTGCCGCCAACAAATCGCTTTGCAGCTTGTCGCGCTCGGCTTCTGCGGAGGCTACGCTGAGCTCGAGACTGTGGACTCGAATAGTCAGCGCGGCTTTCTCGTGGGTGTCGATTACTCGGGCTGCGTTAATTTGGGTCGTTAGGGTGGTTTTGAATGTGGCAAACGCCTGGTCTAGGGATTGTGGGTGCTCGTTAGCGACGGCGGTGGGTGTAGGGGGTTCGCTGCGATGGCTGATGTAGCCGGTTTCTAGAGTCGTGGGCGCAGTCGGGGCTGTGGCTGCAGTCGGAGTCGGTGTTGGAGTTGATGCTGGGCTCTGAGCGGTGGTGAGGTGCGTCTTATGGGGCAACTCTACCGATGGTGTGGTTAGCGATACTATAGATTGGCGGGTATGATGATTGTAGTCTCACCCAGACGAACGCAACGGTCTGCAATTCTCTTTTCGCGCGCCTCGCGAGTGACCTGTTCAGCAACTTCACAACAGGCGCCTGGGAAGTGTTCCTTGAAAGCGCTGGTTTTGGAGCGTATGCCAGTGCCCTTGACTCTTTTGATACTGACGCAATACCGTATGAGGGCTTCGAAACGCGCCGCACCAGTTTCGTCTTCAACCGGCCCCACCAAACAGTACGGCGTGTGGAAATGCACTGGAGGGTTGGTAGTGTCGCGGTGTACCTCCATGTAGCCTCCAGCGGCATGACCCAGACTGACAGATCCGTTTCGCTCAGTCCAAGCGTACACGCGTGCTAGATACGGACCCGCGAGAGAGCCTACAGGAATGGTTATCAGTAGCTCTTCTTTGGTCACTCGAATACTGTTCATGACACGCCCTGTCAATCTAAGGCGAACTGTCATATCGGAACTTGTTAAACCATCGAGCTTGGCAAAGCTGTCCGGAAAGCCTGCCTGCGCCCACGTTCGAATGCTATCCAGGGTTTCGATATCGACAGCCATGCTGGAAAGCGATGTGGTGTAAAGGAAAGGAGAACGGTTGGGCAGACGGGGTGAGCAGTTGCGACCGAGAGTAATGTAAAGGCAGTGAAAAGTCGCAGCAACTTGTGCCGCATGCGAATCATCTTTCATCTTCACTTTGAGAAACTTGAAGTGGCATGTGAAATTCTACGTTATGTACGTATTGTGTTTCGTTCTGTGCAAGTAACAACAGTCATATCAAATTAATTGAGGTGATGGAGAATACTCAGCAGCTTTTAAAAAATTCGTCTCCCAGTGCGAAGAAATCTACGGCTTCAACAACAGCTTTCCAGTCGTCTTCCGTCCTTCGATGTCCTCAGTGGCGCGCTTGATGTCCTCCAATGGGTAGACGTTGTGGATCTTGACGTTCAACCCGTCTTTCTCGATGAAGCTCCACAGTTCCTTGGCATACTGCTGGAACTCCTCGCGGGTGGCGATGTAGTTGAAAAGCGTGGTGCGCAAGAGCTTGGCATTTTTTGCTGACAGGCGGCTGCATCATGTTAGCATATCCATTGTGGTTCTGAGACGTTCAGATAGAGTGGAGGTGGGCTTACCTAAGAGCAAATCCAGTGACTGGTCCAGAAGCGTTGCCGAAGCTCACCATCGTACCCTTTCTCCTAACAACCGCCAGACTGCTGTCGAACGTATCCTTGCCTACAGAATCGAACACTGCATGCACGCCCTCCCCGCCGGTGATCTCCAGGACCTTCTTCACAAACACATCGCGGTCGTCTGCGTGGTACTCAAGTAACACCTCTGCGCCGTTTTCTTTGGCAAGCTGCCTCTTCTCAGGCGTACTCGCTGTTGCAATCGTCCTCGCGCCAACCGCCTTCAACAACTGGCAGAGCCACAACCCCACACCACCTGCAGCAGCAGTAACCAGGACCCAGTCCCCTTTCTGCACAGCATACGCTTCACGAATCAGAGTAAGGGCAGTCAGAGCCTGGAGGGGTACCGCGGCGCCAATCTTGGTGCTGATGGAGTCCGGAATGGTGACCACGTATTTGGCGGTCGTGGCGGTGTACTCAGCATATGCATTCTGACCCATGTAGACTACACGAGCTCCAACGGTGAGGTCAGATGGCGCCTTGGGGCCGACTGCAGCGATGGTACCGGAACCTTCGCGCCCCAGAATGTATGGGAGCGAGGGGGGTGTGTAGACGCCAGAGCGGAAGTAGCTGAGAAGCATCAGAAGCTTGCACTCAATGATGTTGATTGTTTTTGAAACAGTTGAGTATTTGGAGTCTTGGAGCTTACGTGTCAATGAAGTTGATGCCAATATACTCGTTCTTGATGAGGACTTCATCGCCCTTGGGTTCAGGGACTGGCACATCGGTCTTGTACTGCAGCACATCGGTTCCTCCCGTCTTTTCGATGACAACCGCCTTCATAGTCTTGGGAAGGGACGACATATTTCTGATGAATATAGCTCTTGGGCCTACCTGGTTACTCAAGGAAGCTAGTCTTACAGATGCAATTGAGGAGGAGGCAGACAGTCGAAAGGCGCGGGTAGCGTGAGAAGCCCAGGACATACGATCAAAGAAAACCTTGAAGTAGACGGAGTTTGTTGGGAAGTCGCGAGTACTTATCCGGCGTCGTGGTGGGTGAGACCGGTGATGATAAATACATAGAGGTTATATCCGAACGAGCCCCGCTTTCCCCGCACGTCATTCCGCTCGAGACGCGATGTTAACATCTCTACTCTCAGCTTGAAACTGACGAGAATGAAGTCGAAGCTCACTCAGACCTCCCACCAATGAGCCGTTGGCCCACGACAGGAGGATACCAACACTGTAAGCATCCAGCTATACTCGGGAATCATGCTATATCCGACTCCGACCTCGGATCCGACCTTTTCACCACACCACGCCTTGCCAACACGATCACGGCTGCCCGACATGACCTCAAGCAAGCGAAGAGCTAGACTTGGAGATAGGAGTTAATGCAGTACGTTTCCAGAGAGCAGCCAGGATCTATGCTGGATGGTGCATCGCGCGACGCGAACGCGTGTCAGACTAAAATGCAGGCTCCATGTATTGGCCATTGAACCGCCCACCGCCGACGATATCAAGAGCGCAGCTCGACTAACCGTCTTTGGAAAAGCTCAAGCAAGTCTGGGAAGAAACATTACCCAGACAGAAAGCGCCGTTAGCGTATGTGGTGTTCACACATGGATCCGTTTGTCGGCTGCTTAGATGAACGAACCCAACAACGCCCCCGTAGGTTAGAAGCAGGGCTTAACACCTCCCCACAGAAGCACCTCCTTATGCGTTGAGGGCCTGCTCTTCCGGAACAGACTTTTGTCTGCAAAGACTGTCAAGTCCACGCAACTCGTTGATCGAGACACACCAATGAAACCAGCTTTGACAATGCTCAGCTCATCGTGATGTAAATGCAAGTTGGTGGATATACGACGAGATGCGTCGCCGCATGCAAAAAACCCAGCATACAGTACTGAAGGGGCGAGCACTCTTGCTGCTGGTTTGGTTGTGCTGGATGTCGTTGTCTGGAGTTGATGCTGCGTAACGTATGCACGACCAAGACAAAGGATGTGGGTGATGTGGGTATTGTGTTTGTTGTTTTTAGTAGGAGCAGAATCGCTGATCCTCTGCTATCTAACGCCAGGCTATCATCGTGCGTGCATTCTGATATGTTGATAGAGAAGCACGGAAGGAGCCTGCCAGGCTCGACAAGATACGCGAGTCCCCAACCACGAAGGGGAGGTTCCGCGCGGTAAAGACGAGGTACTTTGAAGATGATCCGTCCCACCAAGGATGCGTCCAAACCACCCAAGCCCGCGTTTCCAGGTATGCAAACACAGCAGCGACCATCTCCCCCTTACTCGTAGTACTCAAGCCTCCTCGAGAACCCCAAGCATACCCTCCAACTCCTCACGGTACGTCTCACTCAGCCCGATCTTCCTGTTCAGCAGCATGTTAGCCATTTCCCGAGCGTGTGTGAATGCCTCCGAGAAGGACGACAGACACTGAGTGTTTCAGCACCAATCTCCGAGGTAAGAATGGCGCGCAGTCGTGGAAAGAGAGGGAATGAATCTGGAAGTAGACTTACAGACTGTGTCCCTATCAACCTCGGCGTCGGTGTCGGTGAATGCAGAAGCTTGCTCGCGTGCGTCGAAGAAGACGTGATCGTCATCATCATTGTTGCTGTCGTCGACCGGCTCGCCTTTGACGACTGGCTGTGTCTCCTCGATGCCCTTGTTGTCGCTGGCTCTGAATGCGTTCTTGGGTTTGCGTTTCACCTCGGGAGTGGACTTTGCCCGCTTCGGCTTCGCgcgctcttcttcctcgtcctcgtcagTCTCGGGCTTGAACTTGTCTGCGAGGCTAGCGGTGGGCTTCTTCGCCGGTGTGCGCTTTCGCTTCGATACAGGCGTAGTGGGCGTGTCTTCGCTGTCGTCCTCGGTCTTGAGCTTGCTCTTTCGCGGCGTCTGTTTCGGTGTGGTGGGAGCAGACTTGCTGGCCTTGGTTGGAGTGGGAGGCGGAGCGTCGCCCTTGTCGAAGGCGATCTTCAGACGCGAGTAGCGCTTCGAGCAGGCGGCTTTCGTGCTGTTGCACTTGTCGGCGATGCCGTCCCAATCGAATGCCTACCTTTGGTGTCAGTAGCACGTCTCATGGCCTGGCGTAGCTTGACATTGAGAAGGTACTCACCTTGTCGCGGGCGGAGTGCTTGACCATGAGCCAGAGGAACTCGTGGTTTGAGCGTGCGGGCTCTACGCCCTTGTCCATGGCCTGCTTGAGTCGAGACCAGCGCTTGGTCACTGCGCCCTTCTCGAGCTGGAGGTCCGCGCAAATGGCGTCCCAGTTGATCTGAACGCGGTGTGTCAGTGCTGTGTAAGCGAGAAGCTTCTGAGCCAGCAAAGAACTCACTGTGGGAACACCGCCATGGGTGAGGACCAAGTACAAATACTGGATGTTCTCTTGTTCGGAAGGCATATTGTGCTTGTTGCGGATGCCGAGGTGAGTATCGCTGGTGGGGGTTCAAAGAAGAAAGCCGTCCAAAGGTTGGTGTCGAGAGAGGAAAGTGTCAAGAGCTCGAGGGGAAGACCAGTCTGCCCTCTTAACATGTCAATCTGCCTTCACCGTGAGACCACACAGGCAGCAGACTGATAAAGGCGCGCTAACATCTTTAGCGTGGTTTGTGTGTGCGCGCAGAGGCTTTAGCAGTGAGTTAGGTCCTACTGAAGTCTAGGTGAACGTGAAGTCCCGCTATGGAGGGAGGGAGCCAGGCTGATAGTTCGACAGGGAGTGGATGAGGTGACTTGGCATATTGGGCAAAGGACACTGTAGAGCAGACAGAAGAGAACAGAGCAAAGGTGATCAGGCTAAGATTTGAGGGAGAGCCAGACAAGTTTGGCACTTACCACGCTGGGTCATTTGATCATTCAACAGACTATGCTTACAGCACGCCCAATCCTACAGGCCCTTGTGGCTGCAACGTTCTCGCACTGTCTTCATCTGCAACGGTGCTCCCCACCAACTCGGAGAAGTCCAGCCCCACCTCCCTCAGCATGGCAGCGTGTTCCTGCGCTAATTCTAAACACTGGTTCCACGTTTCCCCTTCCCTCTCGACACTGCTCAGCTGCCTCTTCAGTATGACGTTGAAGTGATCGATGTGTTCTTTGGCCCACTTGACACAGGCTGACATGAGCGGTTGCGGGAAGCAGGTCTGGAAGGTGGAGACGGTGTTCTTGATGATGAGGAAGTAGATGTAGGAGATCTGGAAGATGTAGTCCGGGAGGTTGCCTTCGAACGTGCATTGTCTGTTGGGTCATTAGCAAGGCGTGATGAGTGATGTGAGAGGGGTCACATGGACGTACCGTGAGCGCGCCTTGACTAGGCTGCTTCGAGCTTCTAGGTAGGCTTCTCGAGCACGGTCTTCGAAGCCGAGACGGTTCACCCAAGTGACATGCTGGTTGATCGGACCGTTCCACGTATTTCCCTCGGCGAGCTGGCGAACCAGCACATTTGCGAGTTTGGCGGCGCGCTCGTTGACTTTGATTGTGACTATCGTCTTGGCCATCTCGTTGCCCCTCATGTTTTGCGATAGGGTCTTGAGTTTCTCGACTTTGGATACTGCGTTCCCGAAATGCTGCAGTGCAATATCAATGTCCAGCTCGTCGAGCTGTGTTTCGACCCAGCGGATGTTGCGCGTCTGGCCGTCGATGTCGACGAAGGTGCTGACGTTGTGGCTGACGCCGTCGTTCAGGTTCTCCAGAAGATCGGTTTGGGCACGCAGAGCGGGATCGCGGGAGAGCATGTGGTTGTAGCTGTCCTGCGCTCGGTCCTTTTCCTCGACCTCGGCTTCCTGGCTCTTGCGCAGGTCGTCGTTGGTCTTGCGGAAGGTGGACAGGAAGGTGATCTTGTCGCCGGTGTCCTCTTGCTTGGTGTCGTAGGTGAAGGATTCGTTGCCTGCCCGGACAATGACGCGCTCTTCTGGGGCGCGGGAGACCTGGACGTCCTGCAGGGGAAAGCAGCGCTGGGCGACATACTCGACGGCGGAACGGTTGCGGTCGCGCTGGGCGGCGACGTCGTTGCGGGCTTTCTTCTCGGCGGCGATGAGGAGGTGGTCGttgagcagcagcaggcgcACGCGGCGGCGGGCTTTGAGGGTGGCCGAGTCCAGCTCGAACCACCTGCGTGACTTCCAGACGATGTAGCGTCCGGGGATGGGCGGGAGGTACTTTTGCGAGCCCTCGACGTCGCGGTAGAGCTGCTGCAGCTGGGCGGCGCGGATCTGGTTCAGGTCGCCAATGGAGCTCCGGTTGGCCCTGCGAGCGCTCACGGCGGCGTCCCCGTTGGGCGTGGGCGAGGCCGAG is a genomic window of Ascochyta rabiei chromosome 16, complete sequence containing:
- a CDS encoding Pectate lyase gives rise to the protein MRFFEIATVLAAAGAVQAAPMEKRAAAVDELVGFAAGTTGGGSGAGTTVSDCAGLTAAAKKGGVIKVKGTLTGCGIVKIVSNTSVLGVGANAGLTDGGFQVRKADNVIIRNLKFYRAPKGKDLVDIDASTRVWVDHNDFSSVGITGDKDTYDGLLDAKHGADSLTFSWNKFHDHWKGSLVGHSDNNAGEDSGKLRVTYHHNDFQKVNSRLPSVRFGTAHVYSSCYNGGISGVNSRMGAQVLVENTSFTGVERAIVTNLDSDEEGSANERNNLFTSSTTEITKKNTWTPSYKYTADAAASACSIVAKSAGVGVVTF
- a CDS encoding NADPH:quinone reductase, with translation MSSLPKTMKAVVIEKTGGTDVLQYKTDVPVPEPKGDEVLIKNEYIGINFIDTYFRSGVYTPPSLPYILGREGSGTIAAVGPKAPSDLTVGARVVYMGQNAYAEYTATTAKYVVTIPDSISTKIGAAVPLQALTALTLIREAYAVQKGDWVLVTAAAGGVGLWLCQLLKAVGARTIATASTPEKRQLAKENGAEVLLEYHADDRDVFVKKVLEITGGEGVHAVFDSVGKDTFDSSLAVVRRKGTMVSFGNASGPVTGFALSRLSAKNAKLLRTTLFNYIATREEFQQYAKELWSFIEKDGLNVKIHNVYPLEDIKRATEDIEGRKTTGKLLLKP
- a CDS encoding exocyst complex component exo84; translation: MSDKQKGISLRKKRGDKSKKNAPTISAPRQISAPMPAGAGAGIGAATLSSSARPSQDSSRSRSRGPQDDGRNPQQRGQRADKTADLVKRRYSQKVMQLPTDFPGAGAPMPDLPQIPSQFRDKSQTRDLRDLRDPRDPRDPRDPRRDRSADARGPGLQVDMRALRDPSLQAEQYVASMLADADDDDIRRYQGELRKAKHRTSLDLQTNVYQNRTQFIKISNEAEKLKGEMRTLRQLMSDLTTTLDQTVSASPTPNGDAAVSARRANRSSIGDLNQIRAAQLQQLYRDVEGSQKYLPPIPGRYIVWKSRRWFELDSATLKARRRVRLLLLNDHLLIAAEKKARNDVAAQRDRNRSAVEYVAQRCFPLQDVQVSRAPEERVIVRAGNESFTYDTKQEDTGDKITFLSTFRKTNDDLRKSQEAEVEEKDRAQDSYNHMLSRDPALRAQTDLLENLNDGVSHNVSTFVDIDGQTRNIRWVETQLDELDIDIALQHFGNAVSKVEKLKTLSQNMRGNEMAKTIVTIKVNERAAKLANVLVRQLAEGNTWNGPINQHVTWVNRLGFEDRAREAYLEARSSLVKARSRQCTFEGNLPDYIFQISYIYFLIIKNTVSTFQTCFPQPLMSACVKWAKEHIDHFNVILKRQLSSVEREGETWNQCLELAQEHAAMLREVGLDFSELVGSTVADEDSARTLQPQGPVGLGVL